A window of Ictidomys tridecemlineatus isolate mIctTri1 chromosome 1, mIctTri1.hap1, whole genome shotgun sequence contains these coding sequences:
- the Calhm3 gene encoding calcium homeostasis modulator protein 3, which translates to MDRFRLFFQHFQNSSESVMNGICLLLAAVTIKLYSSFDFNCPCLARYNTLYGLGLLLTPPLALFLCGLLVNRQSVVMVEEWCRPEGLRRKDSGIIWYMCSSVLQRALAAPMVWILLALLDGKCFVCAFSNSVDPEKFLDFANMTPSQVQLFLAKVPCKEDELVRDNPARKAVSRYLRCLSQAIGWSITLLLIVAAFLARCLRPCFDQTVLLQRRYWSNYVDLEQKLFDETCCEHARDFAHRCVLHFFASMQSELRARGLRRDLGEEPPEPLVDLDGGSGKAHLRAVCSQEQVDHLLSTWYSSKPPLDLAASPGFWGAGLSHRAPMVAPGTRLSQHTDV; encoded by the exons ATGGACAGGTTCCGCTTGTTTTTCCAACACTTCCAGAACAGCTCCGAGTCTGTGATGAACGGCATCTGCCTGCTGCTGGCCGCGGTCACCATCAAGCTGTACTCCTCCTTCGACTTCAACTGCCCCTGCTTGGCGCGCTACAACACCCTCTACGGCCTGGGCCTGCTGCTCACGCCCCCGCTCGCCCTCTTCCTCTGTGGTCTCCTGGTCAACCGGCAGtctgtggtgatggtggaggagTGGTGCCGGCCCGAGGGGCTCCGGAGGAAGGACTCGGGCATCATCTG GTACATGTGCTCCTCTGTGCTGCAGAGAGCGCTGGCTGCCCCCATGGTCTGGATCCTGCTGGCCCTTCTTGATGGAAAGTGCTTTGTGTGTGCCTTCAGCAATTCTGTGGACCCTGAGAAGTTTCTGGACTTTGCCAACATGACCCCCAGCCAAGTGCAGCTCTTCCTGGCCAAGGTGCCCTGCAAAGAAGATGAGCTGGTCAGGGACAACCCTGCTCGAAAGGCCGTGTCTCGATACCTGCGGTGCCTGTCACAG GCCATCGGCTGGAGTATCACGCTGCTGCTGATTGTGGCGGCCTTCCTGGCCCGTTGCCTGAGGCCCTGCTTCGACCAGACAGTCTTGCTGCAGCGCAGATACTGGAGCAACTACGTGGACCTGGAACAGAAGCTCTTTGACGAGACGTGCTGTGAGCATGCCCGGGACTTCGCACACCGCTGCGTGCTGCACTTCTTCGCCAGCATGCAGAGTGAGCTGCGGGCTCGGGGGCTGCGCCGGGATCTGGGGGAGGAGCCCCCTGAGCCCCTAGTCGACCTGGATGGCGGAAGTGGGAAGGCCCACCTGCGCGCAGTCTGCAGCCAAGAGCAGGTGGACCACCTCCTAAGTACCTGGTACTCCAGCAAACCTCCACTTGACCTTGCCGCATCCCCGGGGTTCTGGGGGGCTGGCCTCAGCCACCGTGCACCCATGGTGGCTCCAGGCACAAGGCTGTCCCAGCACACTGATGTGTAG